In the genome of Aspergillus luchuensis IFO 4308 DNA, chromosome 2, nearly complete sequence, one region contains:
- the DBP6 gene encoding putative ATP-dependent RNA helicase DBP6 (BUSCO:EOG09261EM7;~COG:A;~EggNog:ENOG410PIR2;~InterPro:IPR027417,IPR001650,IPR014014,IPR014001, IPR011545,IPR000629;~PFAM:PF04851,PF00270,PF00271;~go_function: GO:0003676 - nucleic acid binding [Evidence IEA];~go_function: GO:0004386 - helicase activity [Evidence IEA];~go_function: GO:0005524 - ATP binding [Evidence IEA]) has translation MAGDRSASHDPARTSSGTPSSAKKSHKRKRDLDGSATAISTPTPTKKSKKNQGSPSNDTPVKESRKKKKHSGAASRSAVQETSPQKKSALSPVGGQTTTSNQDDSLTKKKKKKSKDGKRKSGTISDAAEEDVDMKDADDIEEAKEEEAKGTKKSRKTSDPATTEDDDDKPTKNKFAGILSKFERSKKARELEKTKESMKDEDSTELTTAEPVVAQGLEPLPQPEAAPEQDEMPTYSSLPPWLANPLRASAQERRKFADLGIDSSLLRVLEDNGYHEAFAVQSTVIPLLLQGPTNHPGDLCISAATGSGKTLSYVLPLVTALKPLPAPRLRGLIVVPTRELVKQAREACELCAAGSGLRVASAVGNVAIKDEQRSLMRVDQVYGPATFKLRQNVQLTGDDWTNFNLQDYISEAGDLSESLPGYVHRSEPNVDILICTPGRLVDHLRYTKGFTLKNLDWLVIDEADRLLNESFQEWVDVVMTSLDARKAPGAFGFSGNFLSELGLPIQSKEPRKIVLSATMTRDVTKLNSLRLANPKLVVIGADAAATDDESGGIAPSDEQFTLPPTLKEHTVSVGDGSQKPLYLLRLLLSHIKIETKSVKPSVHDTSDSDDSDSDESSSGSDSDDASDVSSSDDSDSDSDSDSDSDTSSESSSDSEDTSDESSDESESSDSDSESEDEKPDRQRPSQTTVLVFTKSSESASRLARLLALLEPSLSDRIGTIIKSNKSSASRKTLTAYRRGKISVIIATDRASRGLDLRSLTHVVNYDVPASITTYVHRVGRTARAGQEGSAWTLVAHREGKWFASQIAKGSDGKITRSTKVGKVQFKLDNMKEVKARYASALDLLEKEVKTGGTKASKPSAQ, from the coding sequence ATGGCCGGTGATCGCTCTGCATCTCACGATCCTGCCCGCACAAGCTCAGGAACTCCGTCGAGCGCCAAGAAGTCTcacaaaagaaagagagatctCGATGGCTCCGCCACCGCTATATCCACTCCCACCCCGACGAAGAAATCCAAGAAGAATCAGGGTTCTCCATCCAACGATACACCAGTCAAGGAAAgccggaagaagaaaaagcactCAGGAGCTGCAAGCCGAAGTGCTGTTCAAGAGACATCGCCCCAGAAAAAGAGTGCTCTCTCGCCGGTCGGCGGCCAAACGACTACTTCAAACCAAGACGACAGCCTCactaagaaaaagaagaagaaatcgaaggATGGAAAACGGAAAAGCGGAACAATTAGCGATGCAGCTGAGGAAGATGTCGATATGAAGGATGCAGACGACATTGAAGAGgccaaagaggaagaagctaaAGGGACGAAGAAAAGCCGAAAGACTTCTGACCCTGCGACGAcagaggatgacgacgacaaaCCTACGAAGAACAAATTCGCCGGCATCTTGTCCAAGTTTGAGAGGTCGAAGAAAGCGCGGGAACTGGAAAAGACAAAAGAAAGCATGAAGGATGAAGATTCCACTGAGCTAACGACAGCGGAGCCAGTTGTAGCACAAGGTCTGGAGCCGTTACCACAACCAGAAGCAGCGCCtgagcaggatgagatgcCAACCTACTCTTCGTTGCCGCCATGGCTGGCCAATCCCCTCCGTGCATCCGCTCAGGAACGACGCAAATTCGCCGATTTGGGAATCGACTCTAGCCTTCTCCGAGTTCTGGAAGACAATGGCTACCATGAAGCATTTGCCGTGCAGTCAACCGTCATCCCTCTCCTGCTGCAAGGACCAACGAACCATCCGGGAGATCTTTgcatctccgccgccactGGTTCAGGAAAAACTTTGTCCTACGTCCTACCATTGGTCACAGCGTTGAAGCCGCTTCCTGCGCCTAGGTTACGAGGACTCATCGTGGTGCCTACTCGGGAGCTGGTGAAGCAGGCCAGAGAAGCCTGTGAGCTCTGTGCCGCTGGATCCGGCCTCCGCGTCGCGTCTGCAGTTGGAAACGTTGCGATCAAAGACGAGCAGCGGTCGTTGATGCGCGTCGATCAGGTTTATGGCCCTGCGACGTTCAAGCTTCGTCAAAACGTGCAACTGACAGGCGATGACTGGACGAACTTCAATTTGCAGGACTACATCTCAGAAGCCGGTGATCTAAGTGAGTCTCTGCCAGGCTACGTTCACCGGTCAGAACCTAATGTCGACATCTTGATCTGTACTCCCGGTCGTCTGGTCGACCATCTTCGTTATACCAAGGGGTTCACCTTGAAAAATCTCGACTGGCTCGTCATTGATGAGGCAGATCGACTACTGAATGAAAGTTTCCAGGAATGGGTGGACGTCGTGATGACCTCCCTGGACGCCCGGAAAGCCCCTGGTGCATTCGGGTTTAGCGGGAACTTTCTGTCTGAGCTTGGCTTGCCGATCCAGAGCAAGGAGCCACGGAAAATCGTTTTGAGTGCCACCATGACTAGAGATGTGACGAAGCTTAACTCTCTACGTCTTGCCAACCCCAAGTTAGTTGTCATCGGCGCGGATGCCGCCGCAACGGATGATGAGAGCGGTGGCATTGCACCTTCAGACGAACAGTTTACGCTCCCGCCTACCCTGAAGGAACATACCGTATCGGTTGGAGATGGGTCGCAGAAGCCGCTGTATCTCCTGCGCCTCCTGCTGTCCCACATCAAGATTGAGACTAAGAGTGTCAAGCCTTCTGTGCACGACACTTCTGACTCTGATGATTCGGATTCCGACGAGTCAAGCTCTGGATCAGATTCCGATGACGCGTCGGACGTGTCTAGCTCTGATGATTCAGATTCCGACTCAGACTCGGACTCGGACTCTGATACCAGTTCTGAATCGTCTTCAGACTCCGAGGATACCTCGGACGAGTCGAGCGACGAGTCAGAGTCATCTGACAGCGACTCTGAATCAGAAGACGAAAAGCCGGACCGACAAAGGCCATCGCAGACTACAGTTCTGGTGTTCACGAAATCGTCTGAATCCGCATCACGACTGGCTCGACTGTTGGCACTCCTCgaaccctccctctccgacCGCATTGGCACGATTATTAAATCGAACAAGTCGTCTGCTTCACGCAAGACTCTCACAGCTTACCGCCGGGGCAAGATATCTGTGATTATTGCAACGGATCGGGCCTCGCGTGGTCTGGACCTACGGTCACTGACACATGTTGTCAACTACGATGTGCCAGCTAGCATCACTACCTACGTGCACCGGGTCGGTCGTACAGCTCGTGCTGGCCAGGAAGGATCGGCGTGGACGCTTGTGGCACACCGAGAGGGCAAGTGGTTCGCAAGCCAGATCGCCAAGGGGTCGGATGGGAAGATCACTCGATCGACCAAGGTAGGAAAGGTGCAATTCAAATTGGATAATATGAAGGAGGTCAAGGCACGCTATGCATCTGCCTTGGACTTGCTCGAGAAGGAAGTGAAAACGGGTGGGACCAAAGCCTCCAAGCCTAGTGCACAATGA
- a CDS encoding uncharacterized protein (COG:S;~EggNog:ENOG410PXJQ): MSHFNNPDSVATNKQGEFHPSVKPTGPMEQGGHQVGRKVAPSDFVPEFRAETHPPGTAPASSSYQPNPTGEVGGQALNPNVERGHGKESVKTNASDTLMGATSQDVHRGMGQPISGQTSNELRHDGQHGRKGQSAGLEQVGASRGTTFERDMPSQRGLERDEARPGQRGDKGALAAEDRVPESAETAAAEWKYEPSTKRDNSHKH, translated from the exons ATGAGCCACTTCAACAACCCCGACTCTGTCGCTACAAACAAGCAGGGTGAATTCCACCCTTCGGTGAAACCTACGGGTCCTATGGAGCAAGGCGGT CACCAAGTAGGAAGAAAGGTCGCTCCTAGCGACTTCGTCCCCGAATTCCGCGCCGAGACCCATCCCCCTGGTACCGCGCCCGCCAGCAGCTCCTACCAGCCTAATCCCACCGGCGAGGTTGGTGGCCAGGCACTCAACCCCAATGTCGAACGCGGCCATGGCAAGGAATCTGTCAAGACCAACGCTAGCGATACCTTGATGGGCGCTACATCGCAGGACGTGCACCGGGGTATGGGCCAGCCTATTTCGGGACAGACCAGCAACGAGCTTCGCCATGATGGACAGCATGGACGCAAGGGCCAGAGCGCGGGCTTGGAACAAGTTGGAGCTAGTCGGGGAACTACCTTTGAGAGAGATATGCCGAGCCAGCGTGGACTGGAGCGCGATGAGGCGCGCCCTGGTCAGCGCGGTGATAAGGGTGCATTGGCTGCAGAGGATCGCGTGCCAGAGTCGGCAGAGACGGCGGCCGCTGAGTGGAAGTATGAGCCTTCGACTAAGAGGGATAACTCGCATAAGCATTGA
- the GPI3 gene encoding phosphatidylinositol N-acetylglucosaminyltransferase subunit A/GPI3 (BUSCO:EOG09262TO9;~CAZy:GT4;~COG:M;~EggNog:ENOG410PG2V;~InterPro:IPR001296,IPR013234;~PFAM:PF00534,PF13439,PF08288,PF13579,PF13692;~TransMembrane:1 (o420-439i);~go_process: GO:0006506 - GPI anchor biosynthetic process [Evidence IEA]), whose translation MTYNIAMVSDFFFPQPGGIESHIYQLSTKLIDRGHKVIIITHAYKGRTGVRYLTNGLKVYHVPFFVIYRESTMPTVFSFFPIFRNIVIREQIQIVHGHASLSSFCHEAILHARTMGLRTVFTDHSLFGFADAASILTNKLLKFILSDVDHVICVSHTCKENTVLRASLDPLMVSVIPNAVVAENFRPPEPRPIARPMEPNDIITIVVISRLFYNKGTDLLIAAIPRILASHPNVRFIIAGSGPKAIDLEQMLERNVLQDKVEMLGSVRHEEVRDVMIRGHIYLHPSLTEAFGTVLVEAASCGLYVVCTRVGGIPEVLPQHMTTFAKPEEDDIVLATGKAIAALRSNKVRTDRFHDQVKMMYSWTDVAERTERVYKGISGDISPEEFYGYYPGQGWEAGRDRVRSFALIDRLKRYYGCGVWAGKLFCLCVVIDFLLYVFLEMWFPRANIDIARSWPKKINQKENKRPGSTYKGDRLGPAS comes from the exons ATGACATACAACATTGC TATGGTCAGtgactttttcttcccccagcCAG GCGGAATTGAAAGTCACATATATCAGCTATCGACC AAGCTTATCGATCGCGGCCAtaaagtcatcatcataactCATGCCTACAAAGGACGAACCGGCGTTCGCTATCTCACCAATGGGCTCAAAGTATACCATGTCCCATTCTTCGTGATTTACCGGGAGTCGACCATGCCGACGGTCTTCTCGTTCTTTCCTATCTTCCGAAATATTGTGATTCGTGAGCAGATTCAGATTGTACATGGCCATGCAAGCTTGAGCAGCTTTTGTCACGAAGCTATTCTTCATGCACGGACAATGGGCCTCCGGACAGTTTTTACCGACCATTCGCTGTTTGGATTTGCAGATGCGGCGTCAATTCTCACCAACAAGCTGCTCAAGTTCATCTTGAGTGACGTAGACCATGTTATTTGTGTCAGTCATACATG CAAGGAGAACACGGTCCTTCGAGCCTCGCTAGACCCGTTGATGGTGTCTGTCATTCCCAATGCGGTAGTTGCAGAGAACTTCCGACCCCCAGAGCCACGGCCAATCGCGCGACCCATGGAGCCCAACGATATTATCACGATTGTTGTCATATCCCGTCTTTTCTACAACAAAGGAACCGATCTTCTTATTGCCGCCATTCCCCGGATACTTGCGTCCCATCCGAATGTACGATTCATCATTGCCGGATCAGGGCCCAAGGCCATCGATCTCGAACAGATGCTAGAAAGGAATGTTCTTCAGGACAAGGTTGAAATGCTTGGCTCGGTGCGACATGAAGAAGTTCGTGACGTGATGATCCGGGGACACATTTATCTGCATCCGAGTTTGACTGAAGCGTTCGGTACTGTCCTTGTGGAAGCTGCAAGCTGTGGTCTATACGTGGTGTGCACACGCGTTGGTGGCATTCCCGAGGTGCTCCCCCAACACATGACAACTTTTGCGAAaccggaggaggatgatatcGTGCTTGCCACTGGAAAAGCCATCGCCGCATTGCGTTCGAACAAAGTCCGCACGGATCGATTCCACGACCAGGTCAAGATGATGTATTCTTGGACGGACGTAGCCGAACGTACGGAACGTGTCTACAAAGGCATCTCCGGGGACATTAGCCCCGAGGAATTCTACGGCTATTATCCCGGACAGGGATGGGAGGCCGGTCGGGACCGGGTGCGAAGCTTTGCCCTTATTGACCGTTTGAAACGGTACTACGGATGCGGAGTGTGGGCAGGCAAGCTGTTCTGCCTTTGCGTGGTGATCGACTTTTTACTCTATGTTTTCTTGGAGATGTGGTTTCCCCGTGCAAACATTGACATTGCGCGTAGCTGGCCTAAGAAGATCAACCAAAAAGAGAACAAACGGCCAGGGTCTACGTATAAAGGCGACCGTCTGGGGCCTGCATCATAA